Proteins from one Candidatus Margulisiibacteriota bacterium genomic window:
- a CDS encoding S-layer homology domain-containing protein, with product MAIAFLLSAFAGLALAETFIAWDPSRSTPNARVLGLGRAFVGLADDSAAIYTNPAGLAERTAWEVSSLSGHFLDEYNYFSMAGYSPLPLGVFGIGFAGSAISGAYVSKVKEGSDPNDPIYELDYSTPPVSNSNNLYVLSYGAKVGDWLKLAKYQNGFLDSFNFGLNLKLFSVGMTGDGITDGSASGRELDLALQYRAPWPWLRAGFTLQNALPFSMGGKLSYANGHEETYPAVAETGLALKLLGQKDALRSAPQELSFVYDVDYHPSLGSYPLINHCGFEWKPLSLIALRLGLDQDANGDGAGGLATVSNMTAGAGVYYGGFRFDYAFMENKAAPGVANHYFSLSFAPQVKEQPAVKKYLVIDQPADKLLTFAGDVDLKGRIGEPEVKRVFVDRSELMTGGKPAFAKKLALAPGKNKLMVEGFSQQGRLTSPLATEYIRVLRLRVFKDVAAEYWEAKPISLLAMANIISGYPDGAFKPEGNITRAEMCSLLVKAKSETINPKSEINSKFQDVNSKHWAVRYIDRAAELEIVKGYPGNVFKPNGNITRAEGLAMIARFAEISEEAYTNQFGDLPITHWVAKLASAAYAEGILDYLKGRRFEPNKLLTRAETVEMLQKTARVQFILKKDLLNWDSY from the coding sequence TTGGCTATCGCGTTTTTGCTGAGCGCTTTTGCCGGCTTGGCACTGGCGGAAACATTCATCGCCTGGGACCCGAGCCGCAGCACGCCGAACGCCCGGGTACTCGGCTTGGGGCGCGCTTTTGTCGGGCTGGCGGACGACAGCGCGGCGATCTACACCAATCCAGCTGGTTTGGCTGAACGGACCGCCTGGGAGGTCAGCTCCCTGTCCGGTCATTTCCTGGACGAGTATAATTATTTTTCAATGGCCGGTTATTCACCGCTGCCGCTCGGTGTTTTCGGCATCGGGTTCGCCGGTTCGGCGATCTCCGGCGCTTACGTTTCCAAGGTCAAGGAGGGCTCGGACCCGAACGACCCGATTTACGAGCTCGATTATTCCACGCCGCCGGTTTCCAACAGCAATAACCTGTATGTCCTTTCCTACGGCGCGAAAGTGGGGGACTGGCTGAAGCTGGCCAAATACCAGAATGGATTCCTGGATAGTTTTAACTTTGGCTTGAACCTGAAGCTGTTCAGCGTCGGCATGACCGGCGACGGGATCACCGACGGGAGCGCCTCCGGCCGCGAGCTTGACCTGGCGCTGCAGTACCGCGCGCCCTGGCCGTGGCTCCGCGCCGGTTTTACCCTGCAGAACGCCTTGCCGTTCTCAATGGGCGGCAAGTTGTCTTACGCCAACGGGCACGAAGAAACCTATCCGGCAGTAGCGGAGACCGGCCTGGCGCTCAAGCTGCTCGGCCAGAAAGACGCGCTCCGGTCAGCGCCCCAGGAGCTGAGCTTTGTTTATGACGTTGACTATCATCCGTCGCTGGGCAGCTATCCGCTGATCAATCATTGCGGTTTTGAATGGAAACCTCTTTCGCTGATCGCCCTTCGGCTCGGTCTGGACCAGGACGCCAACGGCGACGGGGCCGGCGGCCTGGCGACGGTCTCGAACATGACGGCCGGCGCCGGCGTCTACTACGGCGGCTTCCGGTTCGATTACGCTTTTATGGAGAACAAGGCGGCGCCCGGCGTAGCCAACCATTATTTCTCGCTCTCTTTTGCCCCCCAGGTTAAGGAACAGCCGGCGGTGAAAAAATATTTGGTGATCGACCAGCCGGCGGACAAACTGCTGACCTTTGCCGGCGACGTCGACCTGAAAGGGCGGATCGGCGAGCCGGAGGTTAAACGGGTTTTTGTCGACCGGAGCGAGCTGATGACCGGCGGTAAACCGGCTTTCGCAAAGAAACTGGCGCTGGCCCCCGGGAAGAACAAGCTCATGGTGGAAGGTTTTAGCCAGCAGGGCCGGCTGACCTCGCCGCTGGCGACGGAATATATCCGGGTCCTGCGCCTGCGGGTGTTCAAGGATGTGGCGGCTGAGTACTGGGAAGCGAAGCCGATCTCTTTACTGGCGATGGCTAATATTATCTCCGGCTATCCAGACGGGGCGTTCAAGCCGGAAGGGAATATCACGAGGGCGGAGATGTGCTCTCTCCTCGTCAAGGCAAAATCCGAAACAATAAATCCGAAATCCGAAATAAATTCGAAATTCCAGGACGTAAATTCGAAACACTGGGCAGTGCGGTATATTGATCGTGCCGCGGAACTCGAGATAGTTAAAGGTTATCCTGGAAATGTCTTTAAGCCTAACGGGAACATTACCCGGGCGGAAGGGCTGGCGATGATCGCCCGGTTCGCGGAGATCTCGGAAGAAGCTTACACGAACCAGTTTGGAGATCTGCCGATCACCCACTGGGTAGCGAAATTAGCGAGTGCCGCTTACGCCGAAGGGATATTGGATTATCTGAAAGGGCGGCGGTTCGAACCGAACAAGCTGCTGACCAGGGCAGAGACCGTGGAAATGCTGCAGAAGACGGCGCGCGTCCAGTTTATCCTGAAAAAAGATCTATTAAATTGGGACTCTTACTAA
- a CDS encoding FlgD immunoglobulin-like domain containing protein, whose translation MTPSAVFEGKITVATIEGAGFESGATVTFEAGGVIDVNTGLPVISAEVKSATKLELYIDIQPGILIGVARDIFVTNPDGTTARLAGALTVNTNPGTVRIGAVKFSTPTGFVDYASGLRIDPGTLYLSALITADAGISIANGNAKLLLDHGIFADNLSSQLSPEASGKLAYFYHHGTIAPTGDIVLTLYAEDDTGVPGRTDCLVTVASPQPPDKPTAGTVIASPNKNPTAANPMTLQFKIDSTITKPLKVRLFGAAPSPVKTLVVTPTQPGYVEVSFDGSDDSGGMARSGVYMVTVDDGSTILAKGKVVIFR comes from the coding sequence ATGACGCCGAGTGCCGTCTTCGAAGGAAAGATCACGGTCGCGACGATCGAAGGGGCCGGGTTTGAAAGCGGCGCGACGGTCACCTTTGAAGCGGGCGGGGTCATCGATGTGAACACCGGCCTGCCGGTCATTTCCGCCGAGGTCAAAAGCGCGACCAAGCTGGAACTTTACATTGATATTCAGCCGGGTATCCTGATCGGGGTTGCCCGGGACATTTTTGTGACCAACCCTGACGGCACAACCGCCCGGTTAGCGGGGGCATTGACCGTCAACACTAACCCGGGAACGGTCCGGATCGGCGCGGTCAAATTCTCGACCCCGACCGGTTTTGTCGACTACGCCAGCGGACTGCGGATCGATCCGGGAACCCTTTACCTGTCGGCCTTGATCACCGCCGATGCCGGCATCTCGATCGCTAACGGGAATGCCAAACTGCTGCTCGACCATGGGATATTTGCTGATAACCTGAGCAGCCAGCTTAGCCCGGAAGCGAGCGGTAAACTGGCTTACTTCTATCATCACGGGACGATCGCTCCGACCGGCGACATCGTCCTGACGCTCTACGCCGAGGACGATACCGGAGTACCGGGTCGGACCGATTGCCTGGTTACAGTGGCGAGCCCGCAGCCGCCCGATAAACCGACCGCCGGCACGGTCATCGCGAGCCCGAATAAGAACCCGACCGCCGCGAACCCCATGACCCTCCAGTTCAAGATCGACAGCACGATCACCAAGCCGCTCAAGGTCAGGTTATTCGGCGCGGCGCCGTCGCCGGTCAAGACGCTGGTCGTGACGCCGACCCAGCCTGGTTATGTCGAAGTTTCTTTCGACGGGAGCGATGACTCAGGCGGCATGGCCCGGAGCGGTGTCTACATGGTGACCGTCGATGACGGTTCCACTATCCTGGCGAAAGGGAAAGTGGTGATCTTTCGATGA
- a CDS encoding DUF1565 domain-containing protein yields MALAADFVVTSEADSGAGSLREAIELANSTAGPDTITFEADFNLVLSSALPDITEEVIIDAGTKVVTLEGGGSRTYGLVIGADDCVVTADGSVKGLRITGFTTVGILLNNVDRATISNCRIYGNSNWGIKANGAHTGHIIRGCYLGTNDGLSADANGGNGIDLAGTNHYVGGPNASDRNIIAGNTGNGINLSASGCTIEGNYIGLQAGGNAGLGNGGNGICLDNSSNSVDNRIIANRIGANVNHGISINSGSGGGNIIQGNYIGVGADGSTDQGNTKSGIYLDVGISYEVIGGTLESERNVISGNGNQGITIFGPYNQVVGNFIGTTAEGMAALPNDFGIATVNAYHCTIEANLISGNTNFGLRILDGTQANRIVRNRIGTNRTGSAFLPNLIGLHALTGGSAISGNEVGGPTTDEANVIAGNTTAGLVLDGASVYGNKISKNSFYGNNSSAPQGIVLGSGANHGIPVPVIGLATKETAGAVATYLSGTATPDAVIEVFLAPTGSNNSSAEGKTFLGTTESNGSGSWALALTGLSIGTTLCVTATNNLNDTSQFSSGRLVALAPSDLYVALTGSDTTGTGSVGSPFRTVTKALSQITAGYAVHVAAGTYNSAGGEAIPLTVPASTRLLGAGRGLTTLEGTPVGTTIDHLVKLEANSTLEGFAVRASSAGVGFHRTVVYLAGYGSALLSSEVIDNGSSRGSVYVGYGQVLVRGNIVRLASTSYGILVSNFLTGASVDGVMISHNGIRDNLIGITLAGVGAGHSLTINNNTFVNNGNGAGGYGILSSDGGLGNYQGIAHCYNNIIYSSGSNANGIRLGSAAGTLEVRYSDLYGLATNYSLVTPGAGTLEVNPQFVNDSNDLRIYDSSDCTAGTPEGTVMGAYGIYSPSPPALVSSVSPNTGTGGQTGLQVRVNCLYTHFDATTTADFGAGVTVTNLTVEGKSRLVAVLSIATGAVAGSRNVTLNTVSSSEIVTGVGSFGVTAAPGDRYVSSLNGSDSNTGLSFGSAFKTIKKALTQVGTGNTILVGTGEYTAVDEIFPIVIPAGVTLEGVGKGYVTIEAAISGMFGSAVTLANGAAIKGCTLFVTGNGGNKNYLGIYVSGADNCRISEMTIYGNERFANFGGPEINAGIIAGGIGGPGAANNLLVSTCEVRDLGSAVVFAEETGTTASLLNKNTIVGCLNGLLAVNSCTNTYNITNTIIASCENSGVMQDCGTINFFYNNTWEAAPAISGGTFNAGAGNISVDPLFVNKAAKDFHLSWANYPTVDGTKSPCIDSGTPALTDMGAYDFIPPSAGPINPPTAFSGSAESTFSIRWSWQHDTTNLLGFRLLNESGATLAIINPATSVSTVEDGLTANTRYQRIARAYNNTSSADATAARYTWADVPTALAIASRASTEVTLSWLGNGTRYQVERSFDGTNFTFLTTTITATSFADSRLLPNKRYWYRVSAFNGDGIMTAPSLTVLATTGAYTAGPIIRYATATRRQIREGDVVSSRPLIGAIVESTIGFDRDGVFNATFTRISDGTRYGPYSVSTYSRYEEGTDLYAIGWNHGLMSTMEAGEYWLDLSVTDTLGNTGTLRVKVKIYSATGGTILIPGTEPTADKPSFDPIVGESATILYSLTTPANVQIIGYGPTAKMAFNLHFAADTNGGLAGTNSEAKWDGREPSGAIAGKGIYVYRIIANGKAIGKGYLVVK; encoded by the coding sequence TTGGCTTTGGCTGCCGACTTTGTCGTGACCAGCGAAGCGGACAGCGGCGCCGGTTCGCTGCGCGAGGCGATCGAGCTGGCGAACAGCACCGCCGGCCCCGACACGATCACCTTTGAAGCGGACTTCAATCTCGTTCTTTCTTCTGCTTTGCCGGATATCACTGAAGAAGTGATAATTGACGCCGGGACAAAGGTCGTTACCCTGGAAGGGGGTGGGAGCCGGACTTACGGCTTGGTTATCGGAGCGGATGACTGCGTCGTGACCGCAGACGGTTCGGTCAAAGGGCTCAGGATCACCGGTTTTACCACTGTCGGCATTTTGCTCAATAATGTCGATCGGGCGACGATCAGCAATTGCCGGATCTACGGCAACTCTAATTGGGGGATCAAGGCCAATGGCGCTCACACCGGGCATATTATCCGCGGCTGTTATCTCGGGACCAACGACGGACTCAGCGCCGACGCTAACGGGGGGAACGGCATCGATCTGGCCGGGACGAACCATTATGTCGGCGGGCCGAACGCGTCTGACCGGAACATCATTGCCGGCAACACCGGCAATGGGATCAACTTATCGGCCAGCGGCTGCACGATCGAAGGGAATTATATCGGCCTGCAGGCAGGCGGCAATGCCGGTTTAGGCAATGGCGGCAACGGGATCTGTCTGGATAATAGTTCAAATTCGGTCGACAATCGGATCATTGCCAACCGGATCGGCGCGAATGTTAATCACGGGATCAGCATCAATTCCGGCAGCGGCGGCGGGAATATTATCCAGGGGAATTACATCGGAGTTGGGGCTGACGGGTCGACCGACCAGGGCAATACGAAAAGCGGTATTTATCTTGACGTCGGTATCAGCTACGAAGTGATCGGCGGGACGCTGGAGAGCGAGCGGAACGTCATCTCCGGCAATGGCAACCAGGGGATCACTATCTTTGGCCCCTACAACCAGGTCGTCGGTAATTTTATCGGGACCACGGCCGAGGGGATGGCGGCATTGCCCAATGATTTCGGCATAGCTACGGTCAATGCCTATCATTGCACCATTGAAGCCAATTTGATCTCCGGCAATACCAATTTTGGCCTCAGAATTTTAGACGGCACCCAAGCCAACCGGATCGTCAGGAACCGGATCGGGACAAACCGGACCGGGAGCGCCTTTTTGCCGAACCTGATCGGGCTCCATGCCTTAACGGGCGGCTCGGCGATCAGCGGTAATGAGGTGGGCGGACCGACGACAGACGAAGCGAACGTCATTGCCGGCAACACCACCGCCGGGCTCGTGCTGGACGGTGCTAGCGTTTATGGCAACAAGATCAGCAAGAATTCTTTTTATGGCAATAACAGTAGCGCCCCGCAAGGGATCGTCCTCGGGAGTGGAGCGAACCACGGCATACCGGTGCCGGTGATCGGCCTGGCGACCAAGGAGACAGCCGGAGCAGTGGCAACTTATCTCAGCGGGACGGCGACGCCCGACGCGGTGATCGAGGTTTTCCTGGCGCCGACCGGCTCGAATAACAGCAGCGCGGAAGGAAAAACCTTTCTGGGGACGACCGAGTCGAACGGGTCAGGCAGCTGGGCGCTGGCCTTGACCGGGCTTAGCATTGGGACGACGCTCTGCGTCACGGCGACGAACAACCTGAACGACACCTCGCAATTCTCGTCTGGCAGGCTGGTGGCCCTGGCGCCGAGCGACCTCTATGTGGCGTTGACCGGCAGCGACACGACCGGGACCGGGTCGGTTGGCAGCCCATTTCGGACGGTGACGAAAGCTTTATCCCAGATCACGGCCGGCTACGCGGTCCACGTGGCGGCGGGGACCTATAACAGTGCCGGCGGTGAGGCGATTCCGTTGACTGTTCCTGCCAGTACCCGCCTGCTTGGTGCGGGCAGAGGTTTGACGACGCTCGAAGGGACGCCGGTGGGAACAACGATCGACCACCTGGTCAAGTTAGAAGCAAATTCCACGCTGGAAGGATTCGCGGTCAGGGCTTCCAGCGCGGGGGTCGGGTTTCATCGAACAGTGGTTTATCTGGCCGGCTATGGTTCAGCTTTGCTCAGCAGTGAAGTGATTGATAACGGTTCGAGCAGAGGGAGCGTTTATGTCGGTTATGGGCAGGTGCTGGTAAGGGGAAATATTGTCCGCTTGGCGAGTACGTCGTACGGCATTTTGGTCTCCAATTTCTTGACCGGTGCATCGGTCGACGGGGTAATGATCTCTCATAACGGGATCAGGGATAATTTGATCGGGATAACGCTCGCTGGGGTCGGCGCCGGTCATTCCTTGACCATTAATAATAATACTTTCGTGAATAACGGGAACGGGGCGGGCGGCTACGGCATTCTTTCGAGCGACGGCGGTCTCGGTAATTATCAGGGAATAGCGCACTGCTACAATAACATAATTTATTCCAGCGGCAGCAATGCCAACGGGATCAGGCTTGGCTCGGCGGCCGGCACGCTCGAGGTCCGCTATTCGGATCTTTACGGGCTCGCGACGAATTACTCGCTGGTCACGCCGGGAGCCGGCACGCTCGAAGTCAATCCGCAATTCGTTAACGACAGCAATGATCTTCGCATCTATGATTCATCAGATTGCACCGCGGGCACGCCGGAGGGGACGGTCATGGGCGCCTATGGGATATACTCTCCGTCGCCGCCGGCCTTGGTCAGCAGCGTTAGCCCAAATACCGGCACGGGCGGCCAAACCGGCCTGCAGGTCAGGGTAAATTGTTTGTACACTCACTTTGACGCAACCACCACGGCAGATTTTGGGGCGGGAGTCACCGTGACGAATTTGACTGTTGAAGGGAAGAGCCGACTGGTGGCGGTGCTCAGCATCGCCACCGGAGCAGTGGCGGGCAGCCGCAACGTGACGCTCAACACGGTCAGCAGTTCGGAAATCGTGACCGGGGTCGGCTCTTTTGGTGTGACCGCCGCGCCGGGCGACCGCTACGTCAGTTCGCTCAACGGCAGCGACAGCAACACCGGATTAAGCTTTGGCTCGGCGTTCAAAACGATCAAAAAAGCGCTAACTCAAGTCGGGACCGGCAATACGATCCTTGTCGGGACCGGGGAATATACAGCAGTGGATGAGATTTTTCCGATTGTCATTCCGGCCGGCGTGACACTCGAAGGGGTAGGAAAGGGTTACGTCACGATCGAAGCGGCGATAAGTGGGATGTTCGGCTCAGCTGTAACTCTGGCGAACGGCGCGGCGATCAAGGGGTGCACTTTGTTTGTGACTGGGAACGGCGGGAACAAGAATTACCTCGGTATTTATGTCTCCGGCGCTGATAATTGCCGGATAAGCGAGATGACGATCTACGGCAACGAGCGGTTCGCCAATTTCGGCGGGCCGGAGATCAACGCCGGTATAATCGCGGGGGGGATAGGTGGACCGGGAGCCGCTAATAATTTGCTGGTTTCGACCTGTGAGGTCCGTGACCTCGGCTCGGCGGTCGTTTTCGCCGAAGAGACCGGGACAACCGCGTCATTATTGAACAAGAATACTATTGTCGGTTGTTTGAATGGTCTATTAGCGGTCAATAGCTGTACCAATACTTATAATATTACTAACACGATCATCGCTTCCTGCGAAAACTCTGGCGTCATGCAAGACTGCGGCACGATCAACTTCTTCTACAATAACACCTGGGAAGCGGCGCCGGCGATCAGCGGCGGGACTTTTAACGCGGGAGCGGGCAATATTTCCGTCGATCCGCTTTTCGTCAACAAGGCAGCCAAGGACTTCCATCTCTCCTGGGCGAATTATCCGACGGTAGATGGTACCAAGTCGCCTTGCATCGACAGCGGAACGCCGGCCCTGACCGACATGGGCGCCTACGATTTTATCCCGCCGTCGGCCGGACCGATCAACCCGCCGACCGCGTTCTCCGGTAGTGCCGAATCGACCTTCTCGATCCGCTGGAGCTGGCAGCACGACACGACCAACCTGCTCGGCTTCCGGTTGCTGAACGAATCCGGGGCGACGCTGGCGATCATTAACCCGGCAACGTCAGTTTCGACCGTCGAGGACGGGTTGACGGCCAACACTCGCTATCAACGGATCGCTCGAGCTTACAATAATACCAGCAGCGCCGACGCGACCGCTGCCCGTTACACCTGGGCCGACGTACCGACCGCACTGGCCATTGCCAGCCGGGCTTCGACCGAAGTGACCTTGAGCTGGCTGGGCAACGGCACCCGTTATCAGGTCGAACGTTCATTCGATGGGACGAACTTTACTTTCCTCACGACAACTATCACGGCGACTAGTTTTGCCGACAGTCGCCTGCTGCCGAACAAGCGATACTGGTACCGGGTCAGCGCTTTTAACGGCGACGGGATCATGACCGCGCCATCGCTAACGGTACTGGCGACGACCGGCGCCTACACCGCCGGGCCGATCATTCGCTACGCTACGGCCACCCGGCGCCAGATCAGGGAAGGCGATGTGGTCAGCAGTCGGCCGCTGATCGGGGCGATCGTGGAAAGCACGATCGGTTTCGACCGCGATGGTGTTTTTAACGCAACCTTTACCAGGATATCAGACGGGACAAGATATGGCCCGTATTCTGTGAGCACCTATTCTCGCTACGAGGAAGGGACCGATCTTTACGCGATCGGCTGGAACCACGGACTGATGTCGACCATGGAAGCGGGCGAATACTGGCTCGACCTCTCGGTCACCGATACGCTCGGTAATACCGGGACCTTGCGCGTCAAGGTCAAGATCTACAGCGCTACGGGAGGGACGATTCTTATCCCTGGCACCGAGCCGACTGCCGATAAGCCGTCCTTTGACCCGATCGTCGGCGAAAGCGCCACGATCCTCTACTCGCTGACCACGCCAGCCAATGTCCAGATCATCGGTTACGGACCAACGGCTAAAATGGCATTCAATCTGCATTTCGCGGCCGACACTAACGGCGGGCTGGCCGGCACGAACAGTGAAGCAAAATGGGACGGCCGGGAACCGAGCGGCGCGATCGCCGGCAAAGGGATCTACGTCTACCGGATCATCGCGAATGGGAAAGCAATTGGGAAAGGATATTTGGTGGTGAAATAA
- a CDS encoding carboxypeptidase-like regulatory domain-containing protein, producing the protein MKRSVFVVLSLLLALQLAAPAEKLTSGSNSLYANPDSAAGASAANSTYLLRYSTSDPAAARLSDGSRVVRTMFLQSRPPGANEFFVNGVTGSDLPANGTALKPWKTIKYAVTIANRSGDIINVLPGIYGDDNLPFQVPAGVKVAGYSTDRKNVIIAAASNFPSLIILSRNSTLEGLTVIRAPLTGVASNLLTTAGQSVDINNCIIDTNYVSDVASPTTVEAISVTQFNCAVRNCLIYSSRTYNPMTAGPRAMNVGLWVSSSNGFRLTGNELRNLMLGIATNSWVTGVCEINKNTFIDCIGGFLAHAHWGAVTYNVKDNIFALPITSGWASHSYDVRSELLSGATPRMVTINYSHNCYYNLEHSIDPNSGYFLDDGTNIKAYPWFVRPMNKDFRLYVDESPCFGTASDNGNRGAYEGGVRPTEMMITISPLTTEVAPGNQFDRFSARGEDVDGYLIPEVAVTWTVTDPAAGAIDAGSGVFTAGTTLGIFPGAIKALFSGKNREFTAYASVNVGGVGAVAGLITDESSGRAVVDALVSLEAQSARTDTVGYYAVNGVPAGTYLAQVKAGNYLDASKPVTVEAGRTTTLNFLLTRSDVPWGTVPLNIARQGTGLMISWDKALYPNPQLFVLAGDGSGQFTNNIDNNNWLPLTDYAAAHDGEIDDAAGLGDGRIVHGGQVGSGAPELYYKGVKAEISAADLPMILPTAWAVGKINAALQGTADPAGKNLIALPFQSQQGMTVAGVLGEGSETVWTEGDLVQSKFAASPAYKTAVYVGGAWKDAANTANAPAFELDPRFGNWLITKANKTATLIGEVLHDSPTVAVDVYGGAGLTTGGKTLLGLVYPQALGLTATTLINDGARAGDLIQFKVSPLNPAYISAVVSEGAWKNAANPSEPLDPRISLLRTPNSYIYVRFGDGTDAGFKWLRTKP; encoded by the coding sequence ATGAAAAGGTCAGTTTTTGTCGTATTGTCCCTGTTGCTGGCTTTGCAGCTGGCAGCGCCGGCAGAAAAACTGACCAGCGGTTCCAACTCTCTCTACGCTAATCCAGATTCCGCTGCCGGCGCTTCTGCTGCCAACAGCACGTATTTGCTTCGTTATTCAACATCTGATCCAGCTGCCGCCCGCCTAAGTGACGGCAGCCGCGTTGTCCGAACGATGTTCTTGCAGAGCCGCCCGCCCGGCGCCAACGAGTTTTTTGTTAACGGCGTAACCGGCAGCGATCTGCCCGCAAACGGTACCGCGTTAAAGCCCTGGAAAACGATCAAGTACGCGGTGACGATTGCCAACCGTTCGGGGGATATCATCAATGTTCTGCCGGGGATCTACGGTGACGATAACCTGCCCTTCCAGGTCCCGGCAGGCGTGAAAGTTGCCGGCTATAGTACCGACCGCAAGAACGTGATCATCGCGGCAGCGTCCAATTTCCCGTCGCTGATCATTTTGAGCAGAAACAGCACGTTGGAAGGCCTGACCGTTATCAGGGCGCCGCTGACCGGAGTTGCATCGAACCTGCTGACCACCGCCGGGCAATCAGTAGATATAAATAATTGCATTATTGACACGAATTATGTGTCTGACGTGGCCTCGCCGACGACGGTGGAAGCGATTAGCGTAACCCAATTTAATTGCGCGGTCAGGAACTGTCTGATCTATTCGTCACGGACTTATAACCCGATGACGGCTGGCCCGCGGGCGATGAATGTTGGTTTGTGGGTATCGAGCAGTAACGGTTTTCGGCTTACCGGCAATGAACTGCGGAATTTAATGCTCGGCATTGCGACGAACAGCTGGGTGACCGGTGTTTGCGAGATCAACAAGAACACTTTTATCGATTGCATCGGTGGATTTTTGGCGCATGCCCATTGGGGGGCGGTGACCTATAATGTTAAAGACAACATCTTTGCCTTGCCGATCACCAGCGGCTGGGCCTCACACTCGTATGATGTCAGGAGTGAACTGCTTTCGGGCGCCACCCCGAGAATGGTGACGATCAATTATTCGCACAATTGCTACTATAACTTGGAGCATTCGATCGACCCGAACTCAGGCTATTTCCTGGATGATGGAACGAATATAAAGGCCTATCCGTGGTTTGTCAGGCCGATGAATAAAGATTTTCGGCTCTATGTCGATGAGTCACCCTGTTTCGGGACTGCCAGCGACAATGGCAACCGCGGCGCCTATGAAGGAGGCGTGCGGCCGACTGAAATGATGATAACGATCAGCCCACTGACTACCGAAGTGGCGCCGGGCAACCAGTTCGATCGGTTTTCCGCCCGGGGTGAGGATGTCGACGGTTATTTGATCCCGGAGGTTGCCGTAACTTGGACCGTGACCGATCCGGCCGCCGGAGCGATCGACGCCGGCAGCGGAGTCTTTACTGCTGGCACCACCCTGGGGATTTTCCCCGGAGCGATCAAAGCGCTCTTTAGCGGGAAGAACCGCGAGTTTACCGCTTATGCCTCGGTCAATGTCGGCGGGGTGGGGGCGGTTGCTGGACTGATTACCGATGAGAGCAGCGGCCGGGCGGTCGTTGACGCGCTCGTCAGCCTTGAAGCGCAAAGCGCCCGGACCGATACGGTCGGTTATTACGCCGTGAACGGCGTGCCTGCCGGGACCTATCTGGCGCAAGTGAAAGCCGGCAATTATTTAGACGCTTCTAAACCGGTAACGGTCGAAGCCGGCCGGACGACAACGTTGAACTTCCTTTTGACCAGGAGCGATGTTCCCTGGGGGACGGTGCCGCTTAACATCGCCCGGCAGGGAACGGGGTTAATGATCTCCTGGGATAAGGCCCTCTACCCGAACCCGCAACTCTTTGTTCTGGCTGGCGACGGAAGCGGCCAGTTCACCAACAATATCGACAATAACAATTGGCTACCGCTTACGGACTACGCGGCCGCGCATGACGGCGAGATTGATGACGCGGCCGGTCTGGGTGACGGCCGGATCGTCCACGGCGGCCAGGTCGGCAGCGGCGCGCCGGAACTTTATTACAAAGGGGTCAAGGCCGAGATCAGCGCCGCTGACCTGCCGATGATCCTGCCTACCGCCTGGGCGGTCGGCAAAATAAATGCGGCGCTCCAGGGGACGGCTGATCCCGCAGGGAAAAACCTGATCGCCCTGCCGTTCCAGTCCCAGCAGGGGATGACCGTTGCCGGTGTACTGGGAGAGGGAAGTGAAACGGTCTGGACCGAGGGGGACCTGGTGCAGAGCAAGTTCGCCGCTTCCCCCGCGTATAAGACGGCGGTTTATGTCGGCGGCGCCTGGAAAGATGCCGCCAATACGGCGAATGCGCCGGCCTTCGAGCTTGACCCTCGTTTCGGCAACTGGCTCATTACCAAAGCGAACAAGACGGCGACCTTGATCGGCGAAGTGCTGCATGACAGCCCGACCGTGGCGGTCGACGTTTACGGCGGCGCCGGCCTAACGACCGGCGGGAAAACCTTGCTCGGCCTGGTCTATCCGCAAGCGTTGGGCCTGACCGCGACCACGCTGATCAATGACGGAGCCCGGGCGGGTGACCTGATCCAGTTCAAGGTTTCCCCGCTTAATCCGGCCTATATTTCCGCGGTCGTGAGCGAGGGAGCCTGGAAGAACGCGGCCAATCCGAGCGAGCCGCTCGATCCGCGGATCTCGTTGCTGCGAACGCCGAACAGTTACATCTATGTCAGATTTGGCGATGGTACGGACGCCGGTTTTAAGTGGCTCCGGACCAAGCCTTAA